The Primulina eburnea isolate SZY01 chromosome 12, ASM2296580v1, whole genome shotgun sequence genome includes the window ATTGGCTCCATGCATCATATGAATTTGGTTCGGTTACGAGGATATTGCTCAGAGGGGAAGCAAAGGTGTGTATAGTAAATCTGTATCTTTGCAAGATAGTGTGACATATTTTCTCAATTTTGTTGTGAAAATTTGACTCCGCAGGCTTCTAGTTTATGAGTTCATGAAAAATGGTTCATTGGACAAGTGGATATTCCATTCATATAATTTTCGAGAGACCCGGGACAGAATATTGGATTGGCCAACTCGTTATCAAGTAGCTGTTGGCACAGCAAAAGGGATCGCATATTTTCACGAGCAATGTCGTGACAGGATAATACATTGCGACATCAAGCCAGAAAACATTCTGTTAGATGAGGATTTTTGTCCAAAAGTATCAGATTTCGGACTGGCGAAAATGATGGGCAGAGAACATTCACATGTGATCACAATGGTGAGAGGGACCAGAGGTTACTTAGCCCCGGAATGGGTCAGTAATCGTCCAATCACTGTGAAGGCCGACGTTTACAGTTATGGGATGCTTCTGTTAGAGATAATTGGTGGCAGAAGAAATCTAGATATGTCTTTCGATGTAGAGGACTTCTTTTATCCTGGATGGGCTTTCAAGGTATTTCTCTCTTCTTAAACATGACTATTGAGGTAGAACTTGTTATCCACTTCAAGTAGCCAGTTTTTGTATGAGATTAGCAATTGCACCACATCTCAAGTGGCACCTTATTGGCTTGTCTCAACACATTAGCATCTTTAGCCCAGGAGCAGTAGTTACCTATTACTGATTGTACGAATGTTCATCTCTGTAGGCGATCACGAACGGAACACCATTAAAAGTTGTAGACAGAAGGCTTGAAGGATCTGTGGAGGAAGAAGAGCTTGTCAGGGCTTTGAAAATTGCTTTCTGGTGCATTCAGGATGAGATCACCATGAGACCAACCATGGGGGAGGTGGTGACGATGTTTGAAGGATCCATTCACATTAACATGCCACCAATACCACATGCAGTTTCCGAGCTTATCGAGGAAGGTTTAGATCATGTGTACAGAGCCATGAGAAGAGAACTCAGTCAAGGGAGTTCCTTCACCAcggccaccaccaccaccaccgccaCTCATCCATCATCTCGTGCAACATGTAGTCATTCCACCATTTCACCAAGATAACCAAATACATAATGAATATTTTTTGTTAGCATCATTGGATAGTAGTAATTAGTTGTTTGTGTTCAAATTTGTTGCAAGACGGGATTTTTATAAATGCCGTGTACAGTTGATCCACGAAGTCTTCCTTTTCTAATATAATCCTCGGATGCTAAATTTCGGAGATTATGATGAATGTAGTATACTCAGATCCAGGCAGAAACTATATGTTGACAGAAATTCAAGTTAATCTAGCGCATTTATATTTATTCCAATGGCTGAAATTGTCAATTTCTTGTCAAATTAAAATTCGAGGAAATCACTAGCTTGACTTACGCATCACTCTTCTCAAGAAATCCAAGTATAAATAAACTAGTACGCATAAGAAAATTAAATGGCATGATCTTCCCACAAATGGATCCCCAAGATTTGAAGCAAAATTACAAAGAACTCGTACTTATATTTGATGAGCAAGAGAAACGGCTTCGATAAGATGTTGAAGCCTGATGGGTTTCAGCTGCTTGGGCGGAAGATTTGCTTTGGATTGCCTTCAAGTTTGTGATTTTGCGATCAGGGAAAAGTGTTGTTCTATGAACTATGGGTTGTGTTTGGTTGTGTGGATTAAACAAggatatattaataattaaatatttatcgttaaaattttaagttgttttaataatcattttgatccggtttaagatccaattttattagattaatagtcaaatatttatcgttaaaattttaagttgttttaataatcattgtGACCcagtttaagatccaattttattagattaatagtcaaatatttatcgttaaaattttaagttgttttaataatcattttgacccggtttaagatccaattttatggataactatttgattaataaaattagatcttaaaccgggtcaaaatgattattaaaacatcttaaattttaacgataaatatttgactattaatctattcttatttaatccactcaaccaaacacattaCATACTTATTTCGATCGAATTTATCCCGAAAACGTGCCGACATCCAAAAAATCTGTTGACATTCAGTCCTCATCTCTGTGTTCAAACCAATTTTATAGGTGGGTTTTTAGTctgaattaaaaatttaatatttttttaaagttaAATATAATGTTGGTTTATATTAAAAGTGGCTTATTATCTTTTAAATTAGTCCAAAAGAATTTTAAGATGGGTTGAGGGAAGTAAACGATCAATATCAAGATCTATTGCTTAATTTGAATATGATCATGCTTACAAATAGTTCGAACATTGTTCAGTTAATAATTCATTTATCATGTTTAACTATATTAGTTCAAGCTCGACTCGTTATACAAACTTAttttttaattcattatttttaactaaaaaaaacataacataaaaattttaaaaatatgatacaATTTTTTAGGATTTCAATAAATGACAACTTCTTATAAAAACTCATGATCCAAACCTGAAAAAGCGCAATTCGACAACTTTTGAATCAAAAAGTCGAAACAAACTAATCAACAATCTGGATTCTTTCCCTAGTTTATTATCCTGAAATCATAAATCAAGAATCAATTATCCGGGTGCGATTGGATTGAGGAATATAATGGAGAAAATGAAATTCGCAGAGGAACTCGTGAGAGAATTTCTCGTGTTTAGAGGATTTACGAGTACTTTACAGTGTTTAGAGAAGGAGTTGTCCACTGATATTGGCAAGGGGTTTCAAGTTGATAAGATTCTCGACCTAATTTTCTCAGTTTACATCCCCAAATTCGAGGCGGAGAAGTTGATTGATTTACTTAGCTTTTTCAAGAAATGCTTTTCATATTCAGATTCGTCGTTGATTGCAACGATTTCGAAGTTGGATGAGTCGATTTTGCGTTACTACATTGTTAATGCACTAAAATGTGCGAGAAAGGACAAAGTGTTGGACTTTTTCGGGGTCCTTGGAAATGATTTGCTGAACAGAGGCGAAAGCTGGATTTCGTGGTTCGGTCTGTACCCTGTTTCTTTTATCAATATAGCTTAATTAAATGTCTCCATTCCTCtttccatttttttatttaaaattttcattttttgattTCTTGCAGCGATTCCATACCTTCAGAAGCCGCACTTGGATCCGCAATTTCGTGTGTACTTCTCTGAGGAGTGGTTCCGCGCAGTACATCTTTCTGTCAGGAATTTCTTGAGTGGAATTTTCAATGGTTCTCATATCCTTCAATGAAGTAAAGTTCGGTTATTGTTGGTTGGAATGACCTGTAACTAAATGTATATCCCCAAAATAGGCAGGGGATCGGTTCCCTCAGATGAAttgttttttgaattttataccTGATTTAATGCAACCCAAAATTATATTAAACAAGCTTTCTCCATTTAGTTTATGGCTTCACATCGTGATGATGTTAAGTGAAGGAAgagttttaaagattttttttacttttccaTATTGCATTTTAATTCTTGTGCCGGGGGATCATTCCTTTTTCCGTCATTTAATGTCACAATTTTAATGTTGTATTCAGCTTCTTGATGTGCCATTAATCTCTGAACAAGTTATGGTTTATGCAGTCGGACATTTCCCTAATATATTGTTAACAACTTACCTAGCAGTGGGATACTTAATTTCTCTGCATGGCATTTTCGTAGCTATAAAGGATGATTTTGATTTTTCCTTATCTTATCCACGAATCCCTGCCTTATTGAAGCTAAGTTCTGAAAGGGATACTGTGGACCGTCTCAAGAAAGAAATTAAGCAGCTTAATCTTAAATTATCGCAAGTTCAGACTTTGCTAGAGGAAAAAGATGCGCTGTTGTCTCAATCAAGGAGGTATCTTCTACATTTTGAGTTTGCACCAATATGTTTTGTCGTCTCTAGGAAAAAGTGAGTTCTCTGTACATAGTCTATAGTCGTCACTGACTGCTgtctttttttgttattttagtgGTCCTGAAGAAGCTAGTATTTCTTATGGAAGTCAAGTGCAATCAGCTTCTCACTTGGTAGAAAGAGAACCATATTTGCCCGAGGACAATATTCAAGTTATGGAATCTCTGGATGCAGGGGCTAAGTTGAATAATCATGCTGATGAGAGTAGTAGTATTAGCGATCCTGGCAAAACAGACCTTGATTCAACCGTTGTTGGTAAGTTGCTGGAAATATTCTGGTTATATTAAATCATGTACATTTCACAATTGTTCAATCTCGAACATCTTCACATCCAACAAGTTTGGATGATGGAGAGCTTGgttccttttatttctttaattttttgatCGACAACCCTCCCTCATCCAATAAGAGTTCTTCTTCTTTCAAAATCTTTGAGGCCCATCATGTTCAAGTATTTAATTGGATTTTATTGCTTAATGAATTGAATATCTGCGATGTAGCACAAATCCAAGCGCTTAAAAGTGTTATTCTTCAATTGTTACGTTCACTATAAAGCTTATGACAAATCTGGAAACCTCCTCCTTCTCTCTTGTAGCTTCACCACGTATTTGGCCGTAGAGCTTGATGGAATTTGGTGTCCAATTGGGTTTGGCCAAAAAATATGGAATTGTGAGTGATCGACCACATGTTTGGAATCCTTGTTAAAAATAGATTATATGTTTTAGACAGAAAAAAATGCAGAAAATAATGCAGGCTAGTTTTTGTAGCAAGTGCAAGAGAAGCCGATTCCCAGTGCTCATATTGGTTTAAATCAAGATCTAGGAACATCTCAAGTGTCATGTCTCAATAAACTACGAGTACATAATATTTAATCGTCAATAAATTTCATTTCttataaaaaattgaaatcttATTCAGCTTGGAGTTAATTAAATTAGTTGGGGTATCAAACAATGtatgttatatatatactttgttATAAACTATGAGTTTGTCTAATGAAGCATTCAGAATTAACTTTATGTGGTGTTGAATTGCACACGTGTGCTCTGAACAAGATGCCTTTACTGATGTTTCTACTTTCACTCTTCATCCTgatgtttttttaaataatacctGTCAGGAAGTGGGGATCTGCTGAGTGAAGAAGAGTTTCCAGAAGTAAAGACAGTATTTCAGGTAAATACGTTTTGAAATAAATTGTACTTGGTTGTTTTTTTCcccataaaaaaaatcaaaatcttctGCGCATTTCCTTATCTTTAGAATTTGCTGATTTTTCTcccttattttaaaattaacatGCTTTATACTGTTTTTTGTAGGATACATTCTTGGGGCACACAAGTCCAATCAGTTGTTGTCGCTTTTCTGCCTCCGGTGATAATATTGCTAGTGCTTCTATTGATGGCACGGTCAGGTAGTTGCCGTAATTATATTTTCTTACATGCTTGCACTGTCTGTCTATGCAGTGTGTAACTAATAGTTGCTTCTCTGAACTGTTGAAAGCGTGCATTGCAATCCTTCACATATAAATACGCTTTGTCTGGCAGATTGATTGTTCTTTATTTTGTACTTGCCTATTTGCTATTtttttgtgattttattatatttttactaCATTTTATCTCAAACAGGCATCAGAATTAATTTGGGCTTTATTCTCGAGTTTGATCTTGAACAAATATGCAAAACACAATAAGAAACAAAAATAACGGATTTGTAGAAGGATGTTAATAAGGCATCTGGTGAACGACTAAATTACTAATTATAGTAATTACATGAATACCAAAGGAGGCCTTACATGTAGAGGGGTTGGAAAAGAGAACAAAGTTGGTTATTCTAGGGTTCAAATTCTTGGATTACCTTTTGATAAACTGTCAATATTTGGCCTCAGTGCTGCTTTTCTTTTCATGAACGTTCTTTGGTGAAGGATATGGACATATGATTCATCAGCACCAACATCTAGAAATGCTACTATTTATTGTGGAGCTGAAATCATGTCCCTTGAGTGGGATTGCAAATCTGATCGCTTGGTATGGCACTGGGCTTTTTATTTTGAGTGCATATATTCGGAATGATATTTTTtctgttttgaattatttttggtAATGAAGACTGGTCTTTTGATACTCTATTATTGTCTATTTGACTAAAGCTACTGATAGGCACTTCCAATGGAGGCGTTAAAGTGTGGAATGTAGATGCTAAGC containing:
- the LOC140807260 gene encoding uncharacterized protein — protein: MEKMKFAEELVREFLVFRGFTSTLQCLEKELSTDIGKGFQVDKILDLIFSVYIPKFEAEKLIDLLSFFKKCFSYSDSSLIATISKLDESILRYYIVNALKCARKDKVLDFFGVLGNDLLNRGESWISWFAIPYLQKPHLDPQFRVYFSEEWFRAVHLSVRNFLSGIFNGSRIPALLKLSSERDTVDRLKKEIKQLNLKLSQVQTLLEEKDALLSQSRSGPEEASISYGSQVQSASHLVEREPYLPEDNIQVMESLDAGAKLNNHADESSSISDPGKTDLDSTVVGSGDLLSEEEFPEVKTVFQDTFLGHTSPISCCRFSASGDNIASASIDGTVRIWTYDSSAPTSRNATIYCGAEIMSLEWDCKSDRLLLIGTSNGGVKVWNVDAKRVVCDLNSTEAYPSILDLKCSPVEPIFVSAAASTRQGTGYVDRLGFASLTVWNMRTWKPMAVLPLGKDPPAVTSLSFNHNGKLLAAAATDGMIHMFDMCAGQQVTGWPAHECAINSILFGPDETSIFSFGTDGNIFEWSLHNQGKITWSRNCSRFCNPGNSSLYRHEMSLDANGRKLLVTSGSARAPIYQVRGNRSGTRTLSHGGSITTVDWHPTLPIFLTGSVDHSVRVTSIS